From Jiangella mangrovi:
CGTGGCAGCCGTGGTGCAGCTCGGGATCCGCGCCGTGCCGGTCGGCGACCCGCAGCAGCGCGGCCGCGAGCTCCGTCTCGTCCCGGTACAGATCCCGCAGGGCGGCGGTCAGGCGGACCATCATCGCGCACCTCCGTCCGGCAGGGTCTCCAGGGCGAGGCTGCGCTCGTCGCCACGGGTGTGCGTGCCGACGTCGCGGACCGGGCGGGACGCCGTCGTCGTCGGCGCCGGGGCGGGGGAGCCGTCGCCGGCCGCGATGCGCTCGACGGCGGCCGCGGCGGTCTTGAACAGCGGCTGCTTGGACGCCGGGTCCCAGTCGGTCGGCGTCAGCTCGTTGGCCGCCCGGCCGTGCGCGCCGTCCGCGCTGTTCGCGCCGCCGGGACGGTAGCCGCCCGGGGTATCCCAGTAGCCGTAGTGGAACGGCAGGAAGACCACGCCCGGCCGGATGCCGCTGATGCGCAGCCGCGCCTCCACGCTGCCGCGTTCGGTCGTGATGCGCAGCAGGTCGCCCTCGTCCCAGCCGTGCGCCCGGGCGTCGTCGTCGGACACCTCGACCCAGACGTCGGGCGCCGCGCGCTGCAGCTGCGGGGCGCGGCCGGTCTTCGTGCGGGTGTGGAAGTGGTACAGCGTCCGGCCGGTGGTGAGCACGAACGGGTGCGCGTCGTCGGGCGGCTCGTGCGGGGGGACGTACTCGGCCGGCTTGATGAGGGCCCGGCCCGACGGGTTCGCCGCCCGGTACGCGGTGGGCTCGACCGGAGCGCCGGTGACGAGGTCGCGGCCGTAGGTCTCGCAGTAGCCGGGGTCGGTCGGGAAGACGCCGTCGGCGTACAGCCGCTCGGTCCCGCCCGGATGCGCGTCGTTCACGGGCCACTGGATCCCGCTGCGACCGCGGAGCTGGTCGTAGCTCAGCCCGGAGTAGTCGCACGGCCGGCCGGCGCTGCAGGCCTTCCACGCCTCGAACGCGCCCTCGGCGTCGGTCCAGGTCACCAGCGGCGCGCCGTCCTGGTCCGCCAGCTCGAGCCGGCGCGCGTAGTCGAGCAGGATGTCGAGGTCCGGCCGGGCCCCGCCGGGCGGGTCGACGGCCTTCTCGGACAGGTGCACCGTGCGGTCGACGTTGGTGAACGTGCCGGTCTTCTCGCCCCACGTCGCTGCCGGCAGGACGACGTCGGCGAGCTGGGCGGTCTCGGTGAGGAAGATGTCCTGCACGACGAGGAACAGCCGCTCCTGGGCGAGGACCCGGCGCACGCGGGCCAGTTCCGGCAGCGAGACCGCCGGGTTGGTCCCCGTCACGTACAGGAACCGGATCGAGCCCTGTTCGGCATAGCGCAGGATCTGCATGAGGTTCGTCGGCGGGCCGTAGTGCGGGATTCGCAGCGGGTCAACGTTCCAGAGCCGGGCCAGGTCCTCGACGTGCGCCGGGTTCGCCCAGTTGCGGAAGCCGGGCAGGTCGCCGTCGGCGCCGCACTCGCGGGTGTTCTGCGCGGTCGGCTGGCCGTTCATCTGCAGCACGCCGCAGCCCGGCCGGCCGAGCATGCCGCGGACCAGGTGCACGTTGTTGACCTGGACGGCGGCAGCGGTGGCCTGGTGCGACTGGTAGAAGCCCTGCAGGACGGTGGACAGCAGCCGTTCCGCGCTGCCCAGGAGCTGAGCGGCCGCGCGGATGTCGCCGGCCGGCACGTCGCAGACCTCCGCCGCGCGCTCCGGCGGGCAGTCCGCCACCTGGGCACGGAGGTCGTCGAAGCCGGTGGTGTGCCGCGACACCCAGTCGTGGTCGACCCAGTCGTGCGCCACGATCTCGTGCAGCAGCGCGTTCATCAGCATGAGGTTGGTGCCGGGCCGCGGCGCCAGGTGCACCGTCGCGGCGTCGGCCACCGGGGTCTGCCGGGGGTCGACGCAGAGCAGCCGCGGCGGGTTCGGTCCGGCCAGCCGGTCGAGCATGCGCGTCCACAGGACGGTCTGCGTCTCGGCGACGTTGTGGCCGTAGAGCGCGATGACGTCGGCGTGGTCGACGTCGGTGTACGAGCCGGGCTGGCCGTCGCTGCCGAACGACTCCTTCAGCGACTCGCCGGCGGTCGCCGTGCACAGCCGGGTGTTGCCGTCCAGGTGGTTGGTACCGATGCCGCCGTGCGCGATCACCGCCAGCGTGTAGTACTCCTCGAGGAACAGCTGGCCGGTCGTGTAGAAGCCGACGGAGCCCGGGCCTCGCTCGTCCAGCAGCTCGCGCGTCCGCCCGGCGACGGCGTCCATGGCGGTGTCCCAGTCCGCCGGGACCAGCTCACCGCCGCGGCGGACCAGCGGCTCGGTCAACCGGTCCGGTGAGTGGTTGGCCTGCCAGCCGTAGAGGTCCTTCGGCCCGAGCCGGCCGTGGTTGACGCGGTCGCCGGCGCGGCCGCGGACGCCGGCGATGCGGCCGTCCTTCACCGCGATGTCCAGGGCGTCGCCGTTGGAGTGCAGGACCGTCGCCGACTGCACCCACCGATCGACGTCGTGCTCGTCCAGTCCGTCCGCCAGGTAGCTGTCGACGCGCGTGGGCCAGGTCTCGCCCGGCCCGTACGGTGTCCGCGTCCCCCATGGCTCAGCGATCCGATCGATGCGCCCCATGCCGCGTCCCTACCCGGCTCGGATCCGGGACATGCAGGGGAACCGGTTGATAACGAGTCGATAACGTGCTTCGGTGGAGGGACGTGGTCAAGCATTCGCCACACCCTCCATGCGGAGACGAGGTGTCGGCCGTGACGCACGTCCGTGCCAGGCTCGACGACCATCACCACCGACGTCAGGACGCCGAACGCGGGCGTCTCACCCACGAACTGTTCCGCCGCGTGGCCGAGGCCGACGGCGTCGAACGCCGCCAGCTCCTCGACGAAGTGGTGCTGCTCCACCTCGGTCTCGCCGAGGCGATCGCCAAGCGCTACTACCGGCGCAGTCTCGAGAACGACGACATCCTGCAGGTGGCCAACCTCGGCCTCGTGAACGCGGCGACGCGGTTCGACCCGGAGGTGGGGAAGGATTTCGTCTCGTTCGCCGTCCCCACCATCGCGGGCGAGATCAAGCGGCACTTCCGCGACCACGGCTGGGCGGTGCGGCCCCCGCGGCGCGTGCAGGAACTGCAGGCGGCGCTGACGACGGCGACCGCTGAGATCGCGCAGGCGAACGGCGCCACCCCGACGAACGCGGACCTGGCCGAGCACCTGCACGTCGACGTCGCCGACGTCCGCGAGGCGCGGGCGTCGCACGACTGCTTCACCGCCGCCTCGATCGACTACCGCGGCGACACCGACGAGACCTCGCTGGCCGAGTCCCTCGGTGCCGACGACACCGCGTACGAGCAGTCGGAGGCCGCCGTCGCGCTCGGACCGGCCTGCCGCGAACTGGCGGAGCGCGACCGGCGCATCCTCTACCTGAGGTTCTTCCGCGGCTGGACCCAGGAGGAGATCGGCCGCGACCTCGGCGTCACACAGATGCAGGTGTCGCGCCTGCTGAACCGCATCCTGCGCCGGCTGCGGTCGAAGATCGGCGCGCTCGAGCCGGCGTCCGGAGGGTAGCGCCTGCCCGTTCCGCGCCGCCGCGTGTCGGCGGTCGTCAGCGCGATGACCGGTGGTGCAGGACGCAGAACTCGTTGCCCTCCGGGTCGGCGAGGACGGTGAACCCCTCGCGTCCCGTCTGCCCGACGTCGGCGCGGGTGGCGCCGAGCGCGAGCAGTCGGTCCACCTCGGCGGCCGCCGTCCCCGCCGTCGCGACGAGGTCGGGATGGTTGCGGTTCTTCTCGCTCTTCGGCCCGCCGCTGGGCTGCAGCCAGACGGTGAGCGCGTCCCCGGACGTCCCGGACGGCGGCCGCAGGTGCGCGCCGTCGCCGTCGTCGTCGGGATGGATGCCGTAGCCGAGCGCCTCGGCCCAGAACCGGGCCATGAGATCCACGTCGCGTACGTCGAGCGTCCACTGCGAGAACGTACTCGTCATCGTTCCTCCTGGAATCCATACTGTCGAAGATGAGTGAGGGTGCGGTGAGCGGTGAGCTGGGCTCCGGGGACTTCGCGACGATCGCGGCGGCGCTGCACGACGCGCCCGATCCGGAACAGACGCTCGAGCTGGTCGTCGACTACGCGCGGCAGGCGGTCGCCTGCACCGACGCCGGGCTGGTCCTGCTGAGCGGCAGCGGCCGGCTCGAGTCGGCCGTGGTCACGCAGCCGCGGGTCCGCGAGCTCGCGCTGCTGCAGGCGAGCCTCGAGGACGGTCCGGCGCTGCGGGCCATGCAGCACCGCTCGGCCGTCGTCGTCGGCGACACCGGCGCCGACACCCGATGGCCGCACTGGGGCGCCGCGGCGACGGAGCGCGGGTTGCGCAGCGCGGTGGCGGTCCCGCTGGTCGCCGGCGAGGCGCCCTTCGGCGCGCTCAGCCTCTACAGCACGGAGCCGGGCGCGTTCGACGAGGACGACGCCGCCGTCGCCGAGATCTTCGCCCGGCACGCCTCCGTCGCCGTCGCGACCGCGCGCGACGAGGCCGGCCTGCGCCGCGCCATGGACGCGCACCACGCCGTCGGGCTGGCGCAGGGCGTGCTCATGGAGCGCTACGGGCTCGACGCCGAACGCGCGTTCGCCGTGCTCAACGGCGTGTCCCGGCGCAACCGGATCAAGCTGCGCGACGCGGCGGAGCAGGTCGTCACGACGGCGCGCTCGTCGCCGGAGCCGTAGGCCGCGCGGTCTCGGCCGGCTGTCAGCTCTTGCGCGCGGTGGCCTTGCCACCCTTGCTGCCGGCCTTCTTCTTCTGCGCGCTGGTGCCGCCCTGCGAGCTGTCGCCGCCGGAGCCGCTCTTCTTCCCGCCGCGCTTCGAGGCGCCGGGGGAGTTGGCGATACGCGCCGCCCGCTCCTTCGACATGCCCTTGTCCTTCAGGGCCTCGTACTGCTTCTCGTTCTTCACGTTCGCCGACTTGCCGGGCATGGCGTCCGCCTCCCTCGGTCCGGTTCCTGCGCCTTCTGCGCCGCCCGTACCCGTCGGCCTTCTGCGCATGCGGCGGGGCGGCGCCGGGTACGGGCGGGCCGAGCAAGGAGGTCGCCATGCGCAATCTGCGTCGGTGGGGCGCGGTGTACGTGCTGATCCTGCTGTTCCTGGGGTCGTGGATGGGGCAGTTCTTCACCCAGCTCTCGGAGTTCCGCAGCGACCAGCAGACGCTCGGAGCGCCGTTCAGCTGGTCGGAGTACCTGGCGTCGTTCTTCGCGTCGACGTTCGAGAACTGGCAGAGCGAGTGGCTGCAGCTGGTGTTCCAGGCGGTGCTGCTGCTGGCCGCGAAGCACCTGTTGTTCCAGGCCGACGCCGAGGACCTGGAACGGCTCGAGCGCAAGATCGACCGCATCCACGAGACGGTCGGCGCCGGTCCGGCGGGCCCCGAGGAGGGCGACCCGCGGGCGATCGACCCCGAGCCGCGGACCTGACGAGGACGGAGGACACACATGGCTGAGACGGTGGCGGCCCGGCTGCTGGCGCGGTTGCGCGAGTGGGGCGTCGAGCAGGTCTTCGGGTATCCGGGCGACGGCATCAACGGCATCGTCGCCGCGTTCGAGGAGGCGGACGACGAGCCGAGGTTCATCCAGTCACGGCACGAGGAGATGGCCGCCTTCGAGGCCGTCGGCTACGCGAAGTTCAGCGGCCGGCCGGGGGTCTGCGTCGCGACCTCCGGGCCGGGGGCGATCCACCTGCTCAACGGGCTCTACGACGCCAAGCTGGACCACGTGCCGGTGGTCGCGATCGTCGGGCAGACGGCGCGGGCGGCCATGGGCGGGCACTACCAGCAGGAGGTCGACCTGCAGGCGCTGTTCAAGGACGTCGCGAGCGAGTACCTGGCCGAGGTGAACGTCCCGGAGCAGCTGCCCAACGCCGTGGACCGCGCGTTCCGGACGGCGCTGGCCCGGCGCGCGCCGACGGCTCTGATCATCCCGGCGGACGTGCAGGAGCTCGACTACAGCGCGCCGGAGCACGTGTTCCGGCAGGTGCCCTCCGGGCCGCCCGATGCGCCGTCGTCCGTCGTCGTCCCGGCCGAGGACCAGCTGGCGCGAGCTGCCGCCGTCGTCAATGCGGGGTCGCGAGTCGCGATCTTGATCGGGCAGGGCGCCCGCGGCGCCGCCGACGAGGTCATGCAGGTGGCCGAGACGACCGGCGCCGGCGTCGCCAAGGCGCTGCTCGGCAAGGACGTGCTCTCCGACGACCTGCCGTACGTGACGGGGTCGATCGGGCTGCTCGGCACCCGGGCCAGCTACGAGCTGATGCGCGACTGCGACACGCTGCTGATCGTCGGCTCGAGCTTCCCGTACACGCAGTTCCTGCCCGACTTCGGCCAGGCCCGCGCGGTGCAGATCGACCTCGACGGCCGGATGGCGGGCATGCGCTACCCGACGGAGGTCAACCTCGTCGGCGACGCCGGCGCGACGCTGCGGGCGCTGATCCCGCTGCTCCGGCCGGTGACGGACCGGTCCTGGCGCGGCCGCGTCGAGGAGTCGGTGGCGGACTGGTGGTCGACGGTGGAGCGGCAGGCGATGGTCGACGCGAGCCCCGTGAACCCGATGCGCATCGTGCACGAGCTGTCGCTGCGGATCCCCGACGACGCGATCGTCACGGCCGACTCCGGGTCGTCGACCAACTGGTACGCGCGGCTGCTGCGGATGCGCGGGGGTATGCGGGGGTCGCTCTCGGGGACGCTGGCGACGATGGGCGCGGGGGTGCCGTACGCGATCGGGGCGAAGTTCGCCTGCCCCGACCGGCCCGTCGTGGCGCTGGTGGGGGACGGCGCCATGCAGATGAACGGCCTGGCCGAGCTGATGACGGTCACCCGCTACCAGGACCGCTGGACCGACCGCCGGCTCGTCGTCTGCGTGTTCCACAACAACGACCTCAACCAGGTGACGTGGGAGCTGCGGGCCCTGGGCGGCGCGCCCAAGTTCGAGGAGTCGCAGACCCTGCCCGACATCGACTACGCCGCGGCGGCGCGGGGCTTCGGTGTCGACGGCGTGAACGTGTCGTCGCCGGACGAGCTGGGCGACGCCTGGGACCATGCACTGACGGCGGACGGCCCGGTCCTCCTCGACGTCCGTTGCGATCCCGAGGTGCCGCCGATCCCGCCGCACGCGACGTTCGAGCAGGTCAAGGAGACCACCGAGGCACTGCTCAAGGGCGACCCGAACGCCTGGCGGATCCTCGTGCAGGGTGTGAAGGCGAAGGCCCAGGAGTTCGTCCCCGGCCGCCGCTGACCCCGGCTGCGGATGGGTGAGCGTTTGGTGGTGCTATGGCGCCAGTAGATGCTCACCCACGGTCTGGTGGCCAGCCTTGCTGAGGCGTCAGCCGATGTCGTCGAGCAGCTTCAGCACGGCGCGCTCGACCCGGTCGCGGTCCTCGTCGGCGACCAGGACGTCGTCGGTGCCGAGCCGCTCGAGGGCGCGGCGGATCGTGACGCCCTGCTCGAAGGCCTCGAGGACGGCCGGGTCGACGTAGGCGGAGCGGCAGACGGCGGGGGTGTTGCCGAGGTACTCGGCGACCTCCTTGATCGCGCGCGCCTCGGCCCGCCGCCGCGCCGTCCGCGACAGCGACCCCGGGTCGTCGGCGGCCGTCGCCAGGGCGACCGCGGCGAGCACCGTCCCGTGCCAGGTGCGGAAGTCCTTGGCGCTGGTGTCGTCGCCGCAGATGTCGTGCAGGTAGTCGTTGACGTCGGCGGAGTGGACCTCGTGCCAGGCCCGGCCCTCGTAGTAGGCCAGCAACGTCTGCGACGCGGAGCGGCGCCGCATCAACGCGCGCACGACGGCGACGACGTCCGCGTCAGCGACCGCCTGGATGCGCTCCTGCCCGGACTTCGCCGGGTACTCGAACACCACCTCGCCGCCGCGCCGGACGCTGACGTGCGAGCGCAGCACCGTCGTCAGCCCGTGCGAGCCGTTCTCCTGCGCGTACACCTCGCCGCCGATGCGGAAGAAGCCGATGTCGAGCAGCCGGGCCGCCGCGGCCAGGACCCGCTGCCGGTTCAGCCCGCGGGTCGCGAGGTCGTCGGCGATGCGGTCGCGGGCCTTCGGGAGCGCCCGGCCGAACTCGCGGACCCGTGCGAACTTCTCGCGGTCGCGCTGCACCCGCCAGGCCTCGTGGTACAGGTACTGCCTCCGCCCGGCGTCGTCGGTGCCGACGGCCTGCAGGTGACCGTGCGGCCACGGGCAGATCAGCACGTCCTGCCAGGCCGGCGGGATCACCAGCGCGTCGATGCGGGCCAGCGTC
This genomic window contains:
- a CDS encoding SigB/SigF/SigG family RNA polymerase sigma factor, producing MTHVRARLDDHHHRRQDAERGRLTHELFRRVAEADGVERRQLLDEVVLLHLGLAEAIAKRYYRRSLENDDILQVANLGLVNAATRFDPEVGKDFVSFAVPTIAGEIKRHFRDHGWAVRPPRRVQELQAALTTATAEIAQANGATPTNADLAEHLHVDVADVREARASHDCFTAASIDYRGDTDETSLAESLGADDTAYEQSEAAVALGPACRELAERDRRILYLRFFRGWTQEEIGRDLGVTQMQVSRLLNRILRRLRSKIGALEPASGG
- a CDS encoding thiamine pyrophosphate-requiring protein, whose product is MAETVAARLLARLREWGVEQVFGYPGDGINGIVAAFEEADDEPRFIQSRHEEMAAFEAVGYAKFSGRPGVCVATSGPGAIHLLNGLYDAKLDHVPVVAIVGQTARAAMGGHYQQEVDLQALFKDVASEYLAEVNVPEQLPNAVDRAFRTALARRAPTALIIPADVQELDYSAPEHVFRQVPSGPPDAPSSVVVPAEDQLARAAAVVNAGSRVAILIGQGARGAADEVMQVAETTGAGVAKALLGKDVLSDDLPYVTGSIGLLGTRASYELMRDCDTLLIVGSSFPYTQFLPDFGQARAVQIDLDGRMAGMRYPTEVNLVGDAGATLRALIPLLRPVTDRSWRGRVEESVADWWSTVERQAMVDASPVNPMRIVHELSLRIPDDAIVTADSGSSTNWYARLLRMRGGMRGSLSGTLATMGAGVPYAIGAKFACPDRPVVALVGDGAMQMNGLAELMTVTRYQDRWTDRRLVVCVFHNNDLNQVTWELRALGGAPKFEESQTLPDIDYAAAARGFGVDGVNVSSPDELGDAWDHALTADGPVLLDVRCDPEVPPIPPHATFEQVKETTEALLKGDPNAWRILVQGVKAKAQEFVPGRR
- a CDS encoding VOC family protein; the encoded protein is MTSTFSQWTLDVRDVDLMARFWAEALGYGIHPDDDGDGAHLRPPSGTSGDALTVWLQPSGGPKSEKNRNHPDLVATAGTAAAEVDRLLALGATRADVGQTGREGFTVLADPEGNEFCVLHHRSSR
- a CDS encoding DUF7218 family protein — translated: MPGKSANVKNEKQYEALKDKGMSKERAARIANSPGASKRGGKKSGSGGDSSQGGTSAQKKKAGSKGGKATARKS
- a CDS encoding GAF and ANTAR domain-containing protein, whose amino-acid sequence is MSEGAVSGELGSGDFATIAAALHDAPDPEQTLELVVDYARQAVACTDAGLVLLSGSGRLESAVVTQPRVRELALLQASLEDGPALRAMQHRSAVVVGDTGADTRWPHWGAAATERGLRSAVAVPLVAGEAPFGALSLYSTEPGAFDEDDAAVAEIFARHASVAVATARDEAGLRRAMDAHHAVGLAQGVLMERYGLDAERAFAVLNGVSRRNRIKLRDAAEQVVTTARSSPEP
- a CDS encoding molybdopterin oxidoreductase family protein encodes the protein MGRIDRIAEPWGTRTPYGPGETWPTRVDSYLADGLDEHDVDRWVQSATVLHSNGDALDIAVKDGRIAGVRGRAGDRVNHGRLGPKDLYGWQANHSPDRLTEPLVRRGGELVPADWDTAMDAVAGRTRELLDERGPGSVGFYTTGQLFLEEYYTLAVIAHGGIGTNHLDGNTRLCTATAGESLKESFGSDGQPGSYTDVDHADVIALYGHNVAETQTVLWTRMLDRLAGPNPPRLLCVDPRQTPVADAATVHLAPRPGTNLMLMNALLHEIVAHDWVDHDWVSRHTTGFDDLRAQVADCPPERAAEVCDVPAGDIRAAAQLLGSAERLLSTVLQGFYQSHQATAAAVQVNNVHLVRGMLGRPGCGVLQMNGQPTAQNTRECGADGDLPGFRNWANPAHVEDLARLWNVDPLRIPHYGPPTNLMQILRYAEQGSIRFLYVTGTNPAVSLPELARVRRVLAQERLFLVVQDIFLTETAQLADVVLPAATWGEKTGTFTNVDRTVHLSEKAVDPPGGARPDLDILLDYARRLELADQDGAPLVTWTDAEGAFEAWKACSAGRPCDYSGLSYDQLRGRSGIQWPVNDAHPGGTERLYADGVFPTDPGYCETYGRDLVTGAPVEPTAYRAANPSGRALIKPAEYVPPHEPPDDAHPFVLTTGRTLYHFHTRTKTGRAPQLQRAAPDVWVEVSDDDARAHGWDEGDLLRITTERGSVEARLRISGIRPGVVFLPFHYGYWDTPGGYRPGGANSADGAHGRAANELTPTDWDPASKQPLFKTAAAAVERIAAGDGSPAPAPTTTASRPVRDVGTHTRGDERSLALETLPDGGAR
- a CDS encoding DUF6766 family protein codes for the protein MRNLRRWGAVYVLILLFLGSWMGQFFTQLSEFRSDQQTLGAPFSWSEYLASFFASTFENWQSEWLQLVFQAVLLLAAKHLLFQADAEDLERLERKIDRIHETVGAGPAGPEEGDPRAIDPEPRT
- a CDS encoding DNA topoisomerase IB — translated: MRLRRWDPSGPAIRRRRRGRGFGYDDVDGEPLRDEETLARIDALVIPPAWQDVLICPWPHGHLQAVGTDDAGRRQYLYHEAWRVQRDREKFARVREFGRALPKARDRIADDLATRGLNRQRVLAAAARLLDIGFFRIGGEVYAQENGSHGLTTVLRSHVSVRRGGEVVFEYPAKSGQERIQAVADADVVAVVRALMRRRSASQTLLAYYEGRAWHEVHSADVNDYLHDICGDDTSAKDFRTWHGTVLAAVALATAADDPGSLSRTARRRAEARAIKEVAEYLGNTPAVCRSAYVDPAVLEAFEQGVTIRRALERLGTDDVLVADEDRDRVERAVLKLLDDIG